One region of Glycine max cultivar Williams 82 chromosome 9, Glycine_max_v4.0, whole genome shotgun sequence genomic DNA includes:
- the LOC100780556 gene encoding uncharacterized protein, translating into MENHGNKRVWDQSSDSNTQRVDSPESKIRRVDSSDSGINSSESQLESVLDSSEVQLQDDIFNMLDDTDNVPERDSVQGLDSVIKSFEDEINAPGSDSGSGDPAQEPDSGELQSNLGYLLEASDDELGLPPTVGDGEEMGRAAPEMAELARFVGFEDDIPSYDAFGFGSGFTAENDGGAGGFVTVDGLFDYSDPSADVLWRSESLQAM; encoded by the coding sequence ATGGAGAATCATGGCAACAAGCGAGTCTGGGACCAGTCCTCTGACTCCAACACTCAGCGGGTCGACTCGCCCGAGTCTAAGATTCGTCGAGTTGACTCGTCCGATTCGGGTATTAACTCGTCCGAGTCTCAACTCGAATCGGTCCTCGACTCGTCGGAGGTGCAGCTACAAGACGACATTTTTAACATGCTTGACGACACGGACAATGTGCCCGAGCGTGACTCGGTGCAGGGTCTTGACTCAGTGATCAAAAGCTTCGAGGATGAGATAAATGCTCCAGGTTCGGATTCTGGTTCCGGTGACCCGGCCCAGGAACCCGACTCCGGGGAGCTACAATCTAACTTGGGCTATCTTCTAGAAGCCTCCGACGACGAGCTCGGGTTGCCGCCGACGGTGGGTGACGGCGAGGAAATGGGTCGGGCTGCCCCGGAAATGGCGGAGCTTGCCAGGTTCGTGGGATTTGAAGACGACATACCCAGTTATGATGCATTCGGGTTTGGGTCGGGGTTTACGGCGGAGAATGACGGAGGTGCCGGAGGTTTTGTGACGGTGGATGGGTTGTTTGACTATTCGGACCCGTCGGCGGATGTTTTGTGGCGGTCGGAGTCATTACAAGCTATGTAG